CAGCAGAATGCCGTCGGTGGTGTAGCTCGAGGGCATCAGCACGTCGGCATTGGCGCTCTTGAGCTGCTGCACCTCGGCCGACAGCGAGGGCGAGTTGGCACGGTACTTAATGTCGGAGACGATCTTGTAGCCGCGTTCGCCGGCGATCTTGGCCTGGGCGTTGCCGGAGTCGGTTCCGAAAATGGTGTCCTCGTGGAACAGCGACAGCGTCTCGATCTTGGTGCCCTTCTTCTTCAGGGCATCGAAGAAGTCGAACATCGCGGCCGAATACATTTCGTCATGTGGCGCCGCACGGAAGTAATATTTGAGACCGCGGCGATGCAGGCTCGGCGAGGAGTTGTCGGCCGAGACGAACGGGATCTGGTAACGTTCGCAGATCTGGCTGACGGTGACCGCGACCGCGCTCTGATAGGTGCCGATGATGGCGGAGACCTTCTCCTGCGTGATGAGGCGCTCGGCCTCGGCGCGGCCCTTCTGCGGATCGGCCTGGTGGTCGGCGAACACGAGACGCACCTTGGCGCCGCCGAGGCCCGGCAGGCCCTCGCCCTTCGCCAGCGGCAGATCGAAATCAGTGTCCTTGTTGATGACCTCGAGCGCGGTCTCGTAGGCCTTCTGCGCGTCGACGCCCTGCTGGGCGCTGCCGCCGGAGAACGGATAGATGACGCCGATCACGACTTCCGAGGTCTGGGCGCGCGCAGCAAGCGGCACCAGCGCAGCAGTAGCGGTGGCACCCAACAGCACGTCGCGGCGAGAGATCGTCATGGCAAAGTCCCCTGTTACTAAATTTCGACTGATCGAATGAAGCGATTGATGGATGCGGTAAAGCCCGAAGAAAGAGCAAATGCTGCCCACTAAATCACGGCCATGTTCCTGTTCTTCAGATCCGTCACCAGCATCAGGCCGGGCGAATGCGTGATCGCGAACGGGACCTTGGCTGCATTGATGACTGATTGCGGCGTCACGCCGCAGGCCCAGAACACCGGGATCTCGTCATCGGCAACAAATACGGGATCACCATAGTCGGGTTTGGCAATGTCCTTGATGCCGATCAGATGCGGATGGCCGAGATGCACGGGCGCGCCGTGCACTGCGGGATAGCGCGAGGTGATCTGCACCGCGCGGATCGCATCGGCCGGCTTGAACGGACGCATCGAGACCACCATCGGCCCCGCGAACGGGCCGGCCTCGCCGCAGGCGATATTGGTGCGGTACATCGGCACCCGCACGTTCTGCTCGATGTGGCGGATCGGCATGCCCTCGTCGAGCAGCGCCTCTTCGAACGAGAACGAGCAGCCCAGCACGAAGGTCACGAGATCGTCGCGCCAGTGCTTGGTGACGTCGGTCGGCTCGTCCACGACCTCGCCGTCGCGCCAGACGCGGTAGCGCGGCACATCGGTGCGAATGTCGAGATCGGCGCCGAGCGCCGGGATGTGCGGGCTGCCGACGTCGGACATGCCGATGATCGGACACGGTTTGGGATTGAGCTGGCAGAAGCGGTGGAAAGCCCCGGCGTATTCCGCCGGCAGGATCGCCAGATTGCCCTGGACGAAGCCGGGCGCGACCCCTGCGGTCGATCCGACCTCGCCGCCACGATAGGCGAGCCGCACCTGGCGGCTCGGGAGGGTGTCGGGTGTTTCAGTTTGCTGCGCTGCCACCAAAACAGTCATGTGATCGACCTGCCTATGAACTCGACAAGCGTAGCCAACATCAAGCATACTATAAAGTCTAATCGTCCTTTCTAATGGATATCGATAAATTTATTTTATCGATCGGGAAAATCCTTCCAATGCTGGACTTCAGATCGATCGAAACCTTTCTCTGGGTTGTGAAGCTCGGCAGCTTCCGTGGCGC
This portion of the Bradyrhizobium diazoefficiens genome encodes:
- a CDS encoding ABC transporter substrate-binding protein, whose translation is MTISRRDVLLGATATAALVPLAARAQTSEVVIGVIYPFSGGSAQQGVDAQKAYETALEVINKDTDFDLPLAKGEGLPGLGGAKVRLVFADHQADPQKGRAEAERLITQEKVSAIIGTYQSAVAVTVSQICERYQIPFVSADNSSPSLHRRGLKYYFRAAPHDEMYSAAMFDFFDALKKKGTKIETLSLFHEDTIFGTDSGNAQAKIAGERGYKIVSDIKYRANSPSLSAEVQQLKSANADVLMPSSYTTDGILLVKTMAELGYKPNAIVAQDAGFSEKALYDAVGDKLEGVISRGTFSLDLAQKRPMVGKLNEMFKARSGKDFNDLTSRQFMGLIILADAINRAKSADGEKIRDALAATDIPGEQTIMPWKRVKFDDMGQNNDADPVLLQYIGGKFVTIFPPQAAIAEATWPMK
- a CDS encoding putative hydro-lyase, with the protein product MTVLVAAQQTETPDTLPSRQVRLAYRGGEVGSTAGVAPGFVQGNLAILPAEYAGAFHRFCQLNPKPCPIIGMSDVGSPHIPALGADLDIRTDVPRYRVWRDGEVVDEPTDVTKHWRDDLVTFVLGCSFSFEEALLDEGMPIRHIEQNVRVPMYRTNIACGEAGPFAGPMVVSMRPFKPADAIRAVQITSRYPAVHGAPVHLGHPHLIGIKDIAKPDYGDPVFVADDEIPVFWACGVTPQSVINAAKVPFAITHSPGLMLVTDLKNRNMAVI